CGTCAGCGTGGTGCTGCTCGAGGCGGTCGTGCTCTACGCCGGCTACGGCGTCCTCGAGCGCGTCGTCGCCCCGCCGTTGCTCGGAGCCATCGAAGGCCGCTGATCGGCCGTCGGGTTCCGTTTCCCGCGGAATCCACTCTGGTTCACACTGCTCGAGAACCGATCCTCGTCCCGTCGTGGGCCACCTGCGTTCTCGAACGCGATATTGTTACTGGCTATTACAGACATATGCGTGTAATGCTCCGAGAATGATGGTGCAATATTTAGTGATTTATATAGGATCGTCTGTGACGCATCGGCGGGAGCATCGATCACCGATGTAGCTAAATCTGACCGGTGGATAGGGACTGACGAATGGTTCGAGAGCGTACCCCGGAGTCGACACCCTCGGCCGACTGTATCTGTGCCGTCCTCGTCGATCCCGACTGTCGGGAGATTATCCGGACGCTCGAGGCGCCGCTGACCACCCCCGAACTCCGGGAGCGTTGTGACATTCCGAAGTCGACGCTCTACCGCAAACTCGACCTCCTGACGGAGGCGACGCTCCTCGAGGAGTCACTCGAGGTCCGACGCGACGGACGACACACGAGCAAGTACGAGCTCAACTTCGAGGCGGTGACGCTGTCGCTCGACGACGAGCGATCGCTCGGGGCGCAGATCGATCGGCCGGCCGAATCGGCCGACGTTCAGCTGGCAGGGCTGTGGTCGGAAGTCCGCAAGGAGACGTGATCATCCCGGGCTCCGTCGAACCGACGGCTCACAGACTCACAGCCGTCGGTATCAGTCGTTCCTCGAGCGGTCCGCGGGTCGACCACGCTCGACGGGCGCACCGACGGTGTTCCCCCACTCGACCCACGAGCCGTAGTAGTGTCGGACGGCGTCAAAGCCGAGCAGTTCGGTGAGCGCGACCCAGGTGAGCGCCGACCGTTCACCGATCCGGCAGTAGACGATCGTGTCGTCGTCGACGATGCCGGCGTCCTCGTAGACCGCCCGAATCTCCGACGGGGGTTTGAACCGGCCGTCGGCCCGGACGACGCGGCTCCACGGCACGTTGATCGCGCCCGGGATGTGCCCGCCTCGCTGCACCCCCTCATTCCATCCCGGTGGCGAGAGAATCTCGCCGCGGTACTCCGCCGGTGCCCGGACGTCGACGAGTTGCGTCCCGGCCTCCATTGCCTCGAGGACCCCCTCACGATCGACCCGAATGGATTCGTCGATCCCGTCGAGATCGTAGGCCCGTTCCGTGACGGAGGGGACGGTGTCGGTCATCGGCAGGTTCTGCTCGAGCCAGTACTCCCGGCCGCCGTCGAGCAGCCGGACGTCGTCGTGTCCGTAGTACGTCAGGATCCAGTAGGCGTAGGCCGCGAACCAGTTGTCGACGTCGCCGTAGCAGACGATCGTCGACGTCTCCGTGATGCCGAGTCCGCCGAGGAGCTTCTCGAACGCCGCTTTCGACGGGACGTCGAAGACCGTCGTATCCTGCAGGTCGGTCCGCCAGTCGACCCCGACCGCGCCGGGGAGGTGTGCCTCGGCGTACGTGTCGGGGACGACGTCGACCTCGACCAGGACGAGTTCGGGATCGTCCCGTTCGAACGCGGGCAGTCGTTGCGCGACCCACTCGGCGGAGACGAGCGTCTCCGTTTCGTCGATTCCCATCTCGATGTCGCGTACGGTCCCCACCGGTTATGAGTCTCTCGGCGCCGTCCCGTCGGCTCGAGCGGACGCGAGCGATGGTTGCGGCAACAACTGTTCGTTTCGCCGCCGGCCGCCGACGACGCCCGAACGAGCGTGACATTTTGGTAGCTGCTCGAATCCTTAAGCCTCGGCGCTGCTAACGTCGATTCGTATGGTAACGTCCATTTCAGCGGCCGAGCTACGGGACAGGATCGACCGCGATGAGTTCGTGCTGTTCGACACCAGGAACCCCGAGGACTTCGACGGCTGGCACATCGCCGGCGCCGAGAACGTCGAGTACTCCTGTGCGAACGACGAGCTGGTCGGCGAGTTCGACCCCGACGCCTACGACGACGACGAGGAGATCGTCGTCACCTGCGCCACCGGCAACTCCGCGGAGGCGTTCGCCGAGTACCTCGAGGAGGAGGGCTTCGAGGACGTCTCCTGGGTCGACGGCGGGATGGAAGCCTGGAGTATGGTGTACGACGTCGTGCCGATCGCGACCGATCGCGACGACCTCGAGCTCCTGCAGCTGCAGCGCCGATCGAAGGGCTGTCTGGGCTACCTGATCGGCTCGAAACGCACCGGTGAGGCGGCGCTCGTCGACGTCACCCGCGCGACCGACGCCTTCGAGCGCGCGGCCGCCGAGTACGGCTACGAGATCGCCCGCGTCTTCGACACCCACATCCACGCCGACCACATTTCGGCCGGGCGCGAGCTCGCCGCCGAACACGGCGTCCCGTACCACCTCGGGCAGGCCGCCGAGACGCGCGACCCGCAGTTCGACTTCGACGGTCTGGAGGCCAACGAGGTCGTGATGGTCGGCGAGATCCCCGTCAAGGCCGTCCCCACGCCGGGACACACCACGGGCATGACGAGCTACCTCGTCGACGGTGAAGCGCTGCTGACTGGCGACACGCTGTTCGTCGAGTCGATCGGCCGCACCGAACTCCAGTTCGCCGGCGAGGACGCCAAAGGTGGCGCTCGCGTCCAGTACGAGACGCTCCACCACAAGATCATGACGATGCCCGACCACGTGAAGATCCTCCCCGGGCACTTCTCGGTCACCGACGACGGCGAGTACATCGACGTCACGCCCGGCCTGCCGATGCTCTCGACGGTCGGAACGATCCGCCAGCGCAACGAGATCCTCCAGCTCGAGGAAGACGAGTTCGTCGAGCACATGTTCGATAACCTCCCGTCGAAGCCGCCGAACTACGAGACGGTGATCGCCACCAACGTCGGCGAGTACGAGCCCGAAGGCGAGGACGAGATGAACGAGCTCGAGCTCGGGCCGAACCGATGCGCGGCGACAGCAGACAGCGCCGTCGCGGACGACTGATTCGAGGGTCGCTATCGTTACGAATATGATTGGAATAGAAGGCGGAGTACTCGGTGGGTTCGCGCTCGTTGGGCTCATCACGATCCAGGCGGTCGTCCTCTACGTCGGGTACGGCTGGCTCGAGTCGATCGTCGAGCGAGCGTACGCGCGCTATCAGCAGGTGAACTAATCGAATGGAGCTACTCGGATTGAGTCTGTCGTTGCTGGTGTTGTTCGTGAGCTTCGGCTTCATGGTGGGCGTGCTGTTCGGTTTCTTCGGGATGGGCGGGTCGTTCCTGATCACGCCCACCCTGTTGATCCTGGGCTATCCCGCCTCGGTCGCCATCGGCTGCGGCCTGGCGTTTTACTTCGGCACGTCGGTCATCGCCGTGATGAAACACTACGACATCGGCCAGGTCGACTACAAACTCGGCGCCATCCTGTTCGTCGTGCTCTCGATCGGCATCGAACTCGGCAGCCGACTCGTCTTCGCCCTCGAGGTGCTAGGGATCGCCGAACTCGTCACCGGCGTCGCGTACGTGGTCCTGCTCGGGGGGATCGGCGCGATCTTCCTCCGCCGAGCGTACGCACTCGAGGATCGGGACGAGGAGGACGACGCGGACGAAGACGACGAGGCGATTCCGGAAATTGGCCAGAAGATCCAGTCGTACACCATCCCACCGATGATCTCGCTCGTCTCCGGCGGGCGGGCGTCGCTGTGGACGATCTCGGGCGCTGGCGGCGGCGTCGGCCTCGTCTCTGGACTGATCGGCGTCGGCGGCGGGTTCATGCGGATGCCAGCGATCTACTACCTCATCGGGACGCCGCTGACGGTCGCCGTCGGGACCAGCCTCTTCGCGGGGCTGTTCTCCGGCGCCTTCGGGACGTTCACGTACGGACGTGCCGGCAGCGTCGACCTCGCGGTCGTCGGTACACTCCTGGTGGGTAGTGCCCTGGGCGCGCGAATCGGCTCGGCGGCGACGACCGTCGTCGAGGAGGACGACGTCATCGTCTACTTCGGCATCATGATGGTGCTCGCCAGCGTCGGCATCGCGCTGCAACAGCTCGCCGGCTGGCTCGACGTCGGCGCGCTCGACATCGTCAGCGTCGTCCTGCTCGTCGGCTCGTCGTTCTTCGTCGCCCTGATCATCCTCTACAAGGTCGCCACGTCGGCCACCGAACCGAGTGCGAACGCCCAGCCAACGCCCGACAGCGACGATTGACCATGTCGACGAGACGCCAGTGCCGTGGGAGACCGTCCGGCGTTCACCCGCCCCGCGAGCGTAATCGATCGTGATGCTCGTCGCCGTCGTCGCCGTTATCCTCGCCCTTGGCGTCGCCTCCCGCGTGCTCGCGGATCGACTGCAGATCCCGAGCGTCCTGTTCCTGATCCTGGCTGGGATCGCGATCGGTCCCGAAGGAGTCGGGCTCGTCTCCGAAGCGACGTTCGGCGGCGGGCTCTCCGCGATGGTCGGCGTCAGCGTCGCCATCATCCTCTTCGAGGGCGGCTACCACCTGCACCGTCGCAAACTCCGGGAGAGTAAAACGGCACTGTTCCGGATCACCACCGTCGGTGCACTGATCACCTGGCTCGGGACGGCGGCCGCCGTCGTCGTCTTCCTCGACACCAGTCTCGAGGTGGGTCTGCTCGTCGGCGCGCTGTTGATCGCTACGGGTCCGACGGTGATCGGCCCGATCCTCCAGGTCGTCACCGTCCGTGAGCACGTCGCTGCCGTCCTCGAGGGCGAGGGCGTGATCAACGACGTGACGGCCGCAATCTTGGTCGTCGTCGTCTTCGAGGTGCTCATCGTCGGCACCGGCGGCACGATGCTATTCGTCGGGGAGTTCCTCCGGCGGCTGTTCGTCGGGCTGGCGTTCGGCGCGCTCGTCGCGGCGATCGTCTGGCTGGTACTCAGCCGCGGGAACCTCGCGCCCGGCACCGGCCCGCTCCACGCTCGACTGATCGTCCTCGCCGGCGTCGTCGTCGCCTACGGCGGCGCCGAACTGATCGCGGGCGAGACCGGGATCGCCGCTGCAGCCATGGCGGGATTCGCACTCGGGAACGTCGACCTGCCCCACCACGAGGAGGTGATCGACTTCCTCGACGACCTTTCGGTGGTCGTCCTCTCGTTCATCTTCGTCGCGCTGGCGGCGCTGATCGACTTCGAGGACATCCTCACGCTCGAACTGGCCGGGCTCGCCATCGTCGTCGCGATCACGATGGTCATCCGGCCGACGGTCATCTATCTGGCGACGACCAACGAACGGTTCACTCGCAACGAACGACTGTTCCTCAGCGCCGTCGGCCCGCGCGGGATCATCCCCGCCAGCGTCGCGACGCTGTTCGCCGTCGAACTGCAGGCGCTCGGCCGGCCACAGGAAGCGCAACTCCTGGCGGGGACCGTCTTCCTGCTCATCTTCGCGACGGTCATCCTCCAGGCCGGCCTGGCACGACAGATCGCGGACGTACTCGAGGTTTCACCAATGCGCACCATCATCGTCGGCGGGGGACGGGTCGGCCTGTCACTCGCCGAACGGCTCGAAGCCGACGGAGAGAACGTACTGCTCGTCGACCAGGACCCCGATGCGGTCGAGAAGGCCCGTGAACGCGGCCTCCGTGCGCTCGAGGGAGACGGCACCGACGCCGACGTGCTCGAGCGCGCTGGCGTGACCGAGGCGAAGACGATCACCGCTGCCACGCCGGACGACGACGTCAACCTGCTCGTCTGTCAGCTCGCGAAGACGAGCTTCGGCGTCGAGACGGTCGCCTCGCGGGTCAACCAGCCCGAGAACGTCGACGCCTTCGAGGCGCTCGGCGTGCGGGCGATCGACCTCTCGATGGCGACCGCCTGGTCGCTCGAGAACGTCTTAGAGCGGCCGTCGCTGTCGGCATGGATGAACGAACTCGGCCGGACCGGGGACGTTCAGGAGATCGAAGTGACGGCGTCGGACCTCGTCGGCAAGACGATCGCCGAACTCAACGCCGAGATTCCACACGGCTGTCTCGTCGGCTTGCTCACGCACGCCGATGGGACCACGGAGGTGCCGACCGGCGACCACGAGCTCCGGGACGGGGACCGCGTCACGTTCCTCGGGCGGACGGACGCGGTAGACCGCGCCGTCAAGCGGTTCCATCCGCACGACTGAACGACGTCGCGACTCCCGGTCGCCTGTCGGGCGAATTATCGATCGGTCCTGTACCGAGCACTATAGTGCTCGTTGAAACGATTTACACCCGGTCACAGCCGAGCGGCCAGCCTCGGCCTCGTTGGCGAGGCTGGCCGCCAACGGTCGTGACCGGGTGTGCAATGACTTTCAACGGTTACTATAGCGGACGGTCGGGCAGCTCACTTCGGCGGGACGAGCAGCACGTTCCCGCGTGCGTTCGCGACGACTGTCTCCGAGACGCTTCCGAGTAACAGCCGCCGCAAGCGACTGTGCCCGCGCGTGCCGAGCAGCGTCGTCGTCGGCTCGTGGGTCGCCTCCGCCTCGAGGAGCTCGTCGGCGGGAGCGCCCTCGCGGACGTCGATCGTCGCGTCGATGTCCCATTCCTCGAGGCGGTCGGCCAGCTCCGAGAGACGGTCCTCGGCCGTGACGTCGCCGTCGGGGCCGGGGCTGTTCGGGCTCTCGACGTGGACCAGCGTGGCCTCCCGGGTGGCGTGGCGAAGGTAGGAGAACGCCTCGAAGGCACGATCGGCGTTCGTCGAGAAGTCGGTCGCGTACAGCAGCCGTCGGAAGAGTTGTTTCTCGACGAGTTCCGGTTCGTCGACCTCGCGCTCGATGCGGTTGACGAGCAGCGGCACGACCGTCGTCCGCGCGAGGTTTCGCGTCGTCGAGCCGATGAGGCGGTTCTCGAGTGGCTGCTTCCCGCGCGATCCGACGATCGACAGGTCGGCGCCGACCGCCTCGGCGACGCCGTTGATCCGTCGGTGGGGCGTCCCGCGGACGGCGTGCGTCTCGACGTCGAGTCCGGCATCCTCGATGACGTCCCGGTACCGAGCGAGCGCCCGTCGACGACGCTTCTGGTGATCGATCCCGGGGGTGCCGGCGTGGACGTTCGCGGGAACGACCGTGACGAGGTGGAGTTGTTCGACCCCGATGCGGGAGAGGCACTCGAGGCAGGTTTCGGTCTCGATGGCGGCCTCGCTGGCCGCAGACAGATCTGTCGCATACACGGCTTTCATAGCCGTCGTTCGGAACGCGCGAGTAATATCGCTGGTGGTTCATTCACCTAGAGCGTGACGACGGCCAGCGATCGGCTGGCGCGTCAGGCGGGG
This portion of the Natronobeatus ordinarius genome encodes:
- a CDS encoding cation:proton antiporter; translated protein: MLVAVVAVILALGVASRVLADRLQIPSVLFLILAGIAIGPEGVGLVSEATFGGGLSAMVGVSVAIILFEGGYHLHRRKLRESKTALFRITTVGALITWLGTAAAVVVFLDTSLEVGLLVGALLIATGPTVIGPILQVVTVREHVAAVLEGEGVINDVTAAILVVVVFEVLIVGTGGTMLFVGEFLRRLFVGLAFGALVAAIVWLVLSRGNLAPGTGPLHARLIVLAGVVVAYGGAELIAGETGIAAAAMAGFALGNVDLPHHEEVIDFLDDLSVVVLSFIFVALAALIDFEDILTLELAGLAIVVAITMVIRPTVIYLATTNERFTRNERLFLSAVGPRGIIPASVATLFAVELQALGRPQEAQLLAGTVFLLIFATVILQAGLARQIADVLEVSPMRTIIVGGGRVGLSLAERLEADGENVLLVDQDPDAVEKARERGLRALEGDGTDADVLERAGVTEAKTITAATPDDDVNLLVCQLAKTSFGVETVASRVNQPENVDAFEALGVRAIDLSMATAWSLENVLERPSLSAWMNELGRTGDVQEIEVTASDLVGKTIAELNAEIPHGCLVGLLTHADGTTEVPTGDHELRDGDRVTFLGRTDAVDRAVKRFHPHD
- a CDS encoding DUF7512 family protein, with the translated sequence MIGIEGGVLGGFALVGLITIQAVVLYVGYGWLESIVERAYARYQQVN
- a CDS encoding sulfurtransferase, yielding MGIDETETLVSAEWVAQRLPAFERDDPELVLVEVDVVPDTYAEAHLPGAVGVDWRTDLQDTTVFDVPSKAAFEKLLGGLGITETSTIVCYGDVDNWFAAYAYWILTYYGHDDVRLLDGGREYWLEQNLPMTDTVPSVTERAYDLDGIDESIRVDREGVLEAMEAGTQLVDVRAPAEYRGEILSPPGWNEGVQRGGHIPGAINVPWSRVVRADGRFKPPSEIRAVYEDAGIVDDDTIVYCRIGERSALTWVALTELLGFDAVRHYYGSWVEWGNTVGAPVERGRPADRSRND
- a CDS encoding DUF7512 family protein, giving the protein MIEFATLSPPIQALVLVSVVLLEAVVLYAGYGVLERVVAPPLLGAIEGR
- a CDS encoding sulfite exporter TauE/SafE family protein, with the translated sequence MELLGLSLSLLVLFVSFGFMVGVLFGFFGMGGSFLITPTLLILGYPASVAIGCGLAFYFGTSVIAVMKHYDIGQVDYKLGAILFVVLSIGIELGSRLVFALEVLGIAELVTGVAYVVLLGGIGAIFLRRAYALEDRDEEDDADEDDEAIPEIGQKIQSYTIPPMISLVSGGRASLWTISGAGGGVGLVSGLIGVGGGFMRMPAIYYLIGTPLTVAVGTSLFAGLFSGAFGTFTYGRAGSVDLAVVGTLLVGSALGARIGSAATTVVEEDDVIVYFGIMMVLASVGIALQQLAGWLDVGALDIVSVVLLVGSSFFVALIILYKVATSATEPSANAQPTPDSDD
- a CDS encoding winged helix-turn-helix domain-containing protein, with amino-acid sequence MVRERTPESTPSADCICAVLVDPDCREIIRTLEAPLTTPELRERCDIPKSTLYRKLDLLTEATLLEESLEVRRDGRHTSKYELNFEAVTLSLDDERSLGAQIDRPAESADVQLAGLWSEVRKET
- a CDS encoding MBL fold metallo-hydrolase, translated to MVTSISAAELRDRIDRDEFVLFDTRNPEDFDGWHIAGAENVEYSCANDELVGEFDPDAYDDDEEIVVTCATGNSAEAFAEYLEEEGFEDVSWVDGGMEAWSMVYDVVPIATDRDDLELLQLQRRSKGCLGYLIGSKRTGEAALVDVTRATDAFERAAAEYGYEIARVFDTHIHADHISAGRELAAEHGVPYHLGQAAETRDPQFDFDGLEANEVVMVGEIPVKAVPTPGHTTGMTSYLVDGEALLTGDTLFVESIGRTELQFAGEDAKGGARVQYETLHHKIMTMPDHVKILPGHFSVTDDGEYIDVTPGLPMLSTVGTIRQRNEILQLEEDEFVEHMFDNLPSKPPNYETVIATNVGEYEPEGEDEMNELELGPNRCAATADSAVADD
- a CDS encoding universal stress protein, which encodes MKAVYATDLSAASEAAIETETCLECLSRIGVEQLHLVTVVPANVHAGTPGIDHQKRRRRALARYRDVIEDAGLDVETHAVRGTPHRRINGVAEAVGADLSIVGSRGKQPLENRLIGSTTRNLARTTVVPLLVNRIEREVDEPELVEKQLFRRLLYATDFSTNADRAFEAFSYLRHATREATLVHVESPNSPGPDGDVTAEDRLSELADRLEEWDIDATIDVREGAPADELLEAEATHEPTTTLLGTRGHSRLRRLLLGSVSETVVANARGNVLLVPPK